In Numidum massiliense, a single genomic region encodes these proteins:
- a CDS encoding BglG family transcription antiterminator, translated as MKNRRINQIINELITCGKLNDNDYCAEYFRVSTRTIQNDLNAISEMLADHYQLCLTKDANQNWTLQGSEEQIQLFHDDYRTEEKQFLSPTEQRQLAIMNKLLINGETVSYQALSEEFFVSRSSIAADMKTIKKFFLLDRNYLETNNSGTFFVGDEYQRQNILLQFILSMDQHHTGDANSLKPLYRSLFGDAMVSTLSLILDEFFGKLKHRVNNQSMKVIQTSLVIMVGRILQGHRIELVEEDPFNFEQLHDMTTYFLTLELSDLMESAFEIKLTDAELRSINKLFIASGIEPIKNDVEVTEKYIDLIDAAIKKMAYSTEVPLENDRLLREGLITHIIPMIYRLQNDINITNPLLDVIKEKYSVMYGLTWFVMMDIEKELNLNLTEDEVAFIMVHFQAAIERHRQSIRVLFVCPNGYGTSSLIASQVKQLLPNIDSYETLSLSKIGSKDLSQFDFIISTVPLEAQEQTEEQTIIKISPILTRQDVKIILEHYGEWFIQRSAITNRNMATNSLLSEVLRPKDIYLNHSLNEKEEVIGFLCDELVAEGCVTNEFKESVYGRESLAPTHMSNGVAMPHGNPHFVTKSKIKIFVNPQQTIWDDEKIDVVILLAIHKEDVEHVEPILQTLFNIIFDRQMIEAIFFQEEGQYIYDNIVKGVVNYG; from the coding sequence TTGAAAAACAGACGAATCAACCAAATTATTAACGAATTAATCACGTGCGGCAAACTGAACGACAACGATTATTGCGCCGAGTATTTCCGCGTCTCTACACGGACCATTCAAAATGACTTAAATGCCATTTCCGAAATGCTGGCGGATCATTATCAACTTTGCTTAACTAAGGATGCTAATCAAAATTGGACTCTTCAAGGTAGCGAGGAGCAAATACAGCTTTTCCACGACGATTACAGGACGGAAGAAAAGCAATTTTTATCTCCAACTGAACAGCGTCAACTTGCTATTATGAATAAATTGCTCATCAATGGGGAGACTGTCTCCTATCAAGCGCTATCGGAGGAATTCTTTGTCAGTCGGAGTTCAATTGCCGCTGATATGAAAACGATCAAAAAATTTTTCTTATTAGATCGAAATTATTTGGAAACGAACAATAGTGGCACTTTCTTCGTCGGAGATGAGTATCAACGACAAAACATATTGCTACAATTTATTCTCTCTATGGATCAGCACCATACAGGGGATGCAAACAGTCTTAAGCCACTGTACAGGAGCTTATTCGGTGACGCGATGGTAAGCACACTCTCTCTCATTCTCGATGAATTTTTCGGTAAACTGAAGCACCGTGTAAACAATCAGTCGATGAAGGTTATCCAAACATCGCTTGTCATTATGGTGGGGCGAATTTTACAAGGGCATCGTATTGAGCTGGTCGAAGAGGATCCTTTTAATTTCGAGCAACTTCACGATATGACCACATATTTTTTGACCCTTGAATTAAGTGATCTTATGGAAAGTGCCTTTGAAATCAAACTGACAGATGCCGAGCTGCGGTCAATTAATAAACTGTTTATTGCTAGTGGTATTGAACCGATAAAAAACGACGTAGAAGTAACCGAGAAATACATCGATTTAATTGATGCAGCCATTAAAAAGATGGCCTATTCAACGGAAGTGCCTTTAGAAAACGACCGATTACTGCGGGAAGGTTTAATTACCCATATCATTCCCATGATATACCGCCTACAGAACGATATTAACATTACGAATCCCTTGTTAGACGTTATTAAGGAAAAATATAGCGTGATGTACGGGTTGACTTGGTTTGTCATGATGGATATTGAAAAAGAGTTAAATCTTAACTTAACCGAAGATGAAGTCGCCTTTATCATGGTCCATTTCCAAGCTGCCATCGAACGACATCGCCAATCGATCCGCGTGCTCTTTGTCTGTCCCAACGGCTATGGCACTTCTTCCTTAATTGCCAGCCAAGTAAAACAACTGTTGCCGAATATCGATAGTTATGAAACGTTGTCGCTCTCCAAGATTGGTTCAAAAGACTTGTCCCAATTTGACTTTATTATTTCGACCGTTCCTTTGGAGGCGCAAGAACAGACAGAAGAACAGACCATAATCAAAATATCACCGATTCTCACACGCCAAGATGTAAAAATAATTTTGGAGCACTACGGCGAGTGGTTTATACAGCGTAGCGCCATAACAAATAGGAACATGGCCACAAATTCGCTCCTTTCGGAAGTTTTACGTCCGAAAGATATTTATCTGAATCATTCACTGAATGAAAAGGAGGAGGTTATCGGTTTTCTCTGTGACGAACTAGTGGCAGAAGGATGTGTCACTAATGAATTTAAGGAATCTGTCTACGGCCGAGAATCGTTGGCACCGACTCATATGAGTAACGGCGTGGCAATGCCTCACGGTAATCCACACTTCGTCACAAAATCAAAAATTAAAATTTTTGTCAATCCTCAGCAAACGATCTGGGATGACGAAAAGATTGATGTCGTCATTTTATTAGCTATTCACAAAGAAGATGTGGAACATGTAGAGCCGATCCTACAGACCCTCTTCAACATTATTTTCGATCGGCAAATGATTGAGGCCATTTTCTTCCAAGAGGAAGGGCAATATATTTATGACAACATTGTTAAAGGAGTCGTCAATTATGGCTGA
- a CDS encoding amino acid adenylation domain-containing protein, with the protein MAHIRSSRPLAIRTSSTLLHAGFLSSVERYPDALALTIANREWTYAEIDDIARRWAFVIRNSMHAAPRRIGIFAYRSEVSYIGVLASLFSGAAFVPLNRTFPTQRTRAMIEQAELDALIVDKASLPQFYEIVKDLRRLPYCILLPDSHKEDFPHVAVEIRDRLDVEYAVPVEGLPVISSEAMAYLLFTSGSTGVPKGVPITHSNVSHFISINQQRYQITPEDRLTQTFDQTFDLSVFDLFMAWGGGAAVCVIQPIELLSPFRYVRDKGITVWFSVPSVAALLRKQNLLKPNSLSSLRLSLFCGEALPRATAEAWQVAAPHSVIENLYGPTELTIACTAYRWHPIESPKECVNDIVPIGQLYPGLDACLLDENLEPVPRGSEGELCVAGPQTFPGYWRNPEQTKQRTVRIKQASGEVKEYYRTGDRVRYLSSGNLAYMGRIDHQVQIQGYRIELSEIEGVLSQQHGVFSAVALSWPVENGTAKGIVAFVIASPEVNATTLIEAAREKVPNYMVPRSIYIVEDMPLNANGKVDRKELLRRLEAGEIQG; encoded by the coding sequence ATGGCACATATTCGATCCAGTCGTCCTTTAGCAATACGTACTTCAAGTACCTTACTTCATGCTGGTTTTCTTTCTAGCGTTGAACGTTACCCCGATGCCTTGGCATTAACGATCGCTAACCGTGAATGGACATACGCCGAAATCGATGACATCGCTCGACGTTGGGCGTTCGTCATTCGCAATAGTATGCATGCTGCACCTAGAAGGATCGGTATATTTGCTTATCGAAGTGAGGTGTCTTACATAGGGGTATTGGCAAGCTTGTTTTCCGGTGCTGCATTCGTTCCGCTAAATCGCACTTTTCCTACACAGCGGACGCGTGCGATGATCGAGCAGGCAGAGCTCGACGCGTTAATTGTAGATAAAGCTTCTCTGCCACAGTTTTACGAGATCGTCAAAGATTTGCGACGGCTTCCTTATTGCATCCTCTTGCCAGATTCGCACAAAGAGGATTTTCCCCACGTTGCAGTTGAAATTCGGGATCGACTAGATGTAGAGTATGCTGTCCCCGTCGAGGGGCTACCCGTTATTTCTTCAGAGGCAATGGCTTATCTGTTATTCACTTCGGGTAGTACAGGCGTGCCAAAAGGTGTGCCAATCACCCATTCCAATGTCAGTCACTTTATCTCGATCAATCAGCAGCGTTACCAGATCACACCTGAAGATCGTTTGACACAAACGTTTGACCAGACGTTCGATCTCTCCGTGTTTGACCTTTTCATGGCCTGGGGAGGAGGGGCTGCCGTTTGCGTGATACAACCGATTGAACTGTTGTCACCGTTTCGCTACGTACGAGACAAAGGTATTACTGTGTGGTTTTCCGTACCGTCTGTTGCCGCATTGCTCCGTAAGCAAAACCTCTTAAAACCGAATAGTCTTTCGAGTTTGCGTTTGAGCCTTTTCTGTGGAGAGGCACTCCCGAGAGCGACTGCGGAAGCCTGGCAAGTAGCGGCACCACATTCAGTCATTGAAAACCTTTACGGCCCTACCGAGCTGACGATTGCCTGCACAGCGTACCGCTGGCATCCAATAGAGTCCCCAAAAGAGTGTGTCAACGATATCGTTCCTATCGGTCAACTTTATCCCGGACTCGATGCGTGCTTACTCGATGAAAATCTTGAACCTGTGCCTCGTGGTTCCGAAGGGGAATTATGTGTGGCTGGACCACAGACCTTCCCCGGTTACTGGCGCAACCCGGAACAAACCAAACAGCGTACCGTCCGGATTAAACAGGCGTCCGGGGAGGTAAAAGAGTATTATCGAACGGGCGATCGCGTTCGCTATCTATCTAGCGGTAATCTTGCGTATATGGGGCGGATCGATCATCAAGTACAGATACAAGGTTATCGGATAGAGTTGAGTGAAATTGAAGGTGTGCTATCGCAACAACACGGAGTGTTTTCGGCGGTGGCTTTAAGTTGGCCGGTTGAAAATGGAACAGCGAAAGGAATCGTTGCTTTTGTCATTGCTAGCCCCGAAGTGAACGCTACAACACTTATTGAAGCAGCACGGGAAAAGGTGCCGAACTATATGGTACCGCGGAGTATCTATATTGTTGAAGATATGCCGTTGAATGCTAACGGAAAAGTGGACCGTAAAGAACTACTACGTCGCCTTGAAGCAGGTGAGATTCAGGGGTGA
- a CDS encoding ATP-grasp domain-containing protein encodes MHAKAKQLGMKLSMLIPMSKLQTPNRLNLYDRLVGLPATAPVEEWVAAAHMIHRSDPIDAIGGFNEVFQGYAATISRALQIPFHVPEVIRRIGKKDEMRRVLRENGLDPTPSLLVTSPDEIAAFGEDYGYPLVIKPVDGRGSLGVSIVRNSREIPAALDWFNTWSPGYGMLVEKFLEGEEYSVEAFSERGRHRVVCVTQKFKDPITSVETGHCLPAPITDDTHTLIAHFVTRALTVLGLENGPSHTEVILTGDGPRIVETHARLGGDSIVDLIQLVSGTDLDELWIRQTAGEQVFDEVPSRLDRFAAIYFVTPRGMGTLERVERVEDASSMAGVVRVEVLQDLGTKVQGAYDSFSRGACVIAVGDTSTEATVRAQKAAEHLRFVVS; translated from the coding sequence GTGCACGCTAAAGCGAAGCAGTTAGGCATGAAGCTAAGCATGCTGATTCCGATGTCGAAGCTTCAAACGCCGAACCGTTTAAACCTTTACGATCGTCTCGTTGGGTTGCCCGCGACGGCACCGGTCGAGGAATGGGTGGCGGCAGCACACATGATTCACCGTTCGGATCCTATTGACGCCATAGGCGGATTCAACGAAGTGTTTCAGGGATATGCAGCCACTATTTCGCGTGCCTTACAGATTCCGTTTCACGTACCGGAAGTTATTCGCCGTATAGGGAAAAAGGACGAGATGCGACGGGTGTTGCGCGAAAATGGGCTAGATCCGACCCCCTCACTTCTCGTTACTAGTCCCGACGAAATCGCAGCATTCGGAGAAGATTACGGCTATCCGCTCGTGATAAAACCTGTAGATGGACGCGGTAGTTTGGGAGTTTCTATTGTACGTAACAGTCGAGAAATTCCAGCTGCGCTCGATTGGTTTAACACGTGGTCGCCGGGTTATGGGATGCTCGTAGAAAAATTTTTAGAGGGTGAGGAATACAGTGTCGAAGCATTCTCGGAAAGGGGCAGGCACCGCGTCGTTTGTGTCACACAAAAATTTAAAGATCCTATAACGAGTGTCGAAACAGGTCACTGTCTACCAGCTCCCATTACAGATGACACGCATACGCTTATTGCGCATTTCGTAACACGTGCGCTCACTGTTCTAGGCTTGGAAAATGGGCCGTCGCACACAGAGGTTATTCTTACGGGGGATGGCCCGCGTATCGTTGAAACTCATGCGCGATTAGGAGGCGACAGTATTGTCGATTTGATCCAATTGGTGAGCGGCACTGATCTCGACGAGCTGTGGATTCGGCAAACTGCTGGAGAGCAGGTGTTTGATGAGGTTCCCAGCCGATTAGACCGATTCGCCGCCATCTATTTTGTCACACCGCGGGGAATGGGAACTCTCGAACGGGTCGAGAGAGTAGAAGACGCTTCGTCGATGGCCGGCGTCGTGCGCGTTGAAGTACTTCAAGATTTAGGGACCAAAGTGCAAGGGGCCTATGATTCGTTTTCGCGAGGGGCTTGTGTCATTGCGGTAGGTGATACGAGTACGGAGGCGACGGTACGTGCACAAAAGGCGGCAGAACATCTTAGGTTTGTCGTATCATGA
- a CDS encoding citrate/2-methylcitrate synthase has protein sequence MKRGEICKEGQSRKIRGVETLIAHVLQVPEDQITDDLAYRSIMAWDSLAHVNLMIALEKEYGVPLDADTIVELNSVAAIRAFVQQHVSHREESYDRGNEGREYVGIANVASMNSEAESSPQLESTGNRIAVKEVFTGTHDATTICRGLAGVIFDRTRTTLVDRQGKLLYRGYSIHDLVAHSTFEETAYLLLYGALPNREELNGFDSELKAARSVPAPILEVIRMVQHAHPMEVLRTAVSALATFDVHRGDNSAKSLQQKAIRLIAQIPTLVAAHQAIRRGKQPLLPSPTLSHAANFLYMIHGEIPNERAVQTIDKILILHADHGSNASAFAARVVAGTRSDLYATLTAAIAAFAGSLHGGAIENVLTMVQEIGEPDRAAEYVARLQSKNEPIMGFGHRVYQTEDPRARHLRQAAYELSVQLGEKKWYDILEAVVNAMRSYVKKGVDVNVDFYASIIYHLLGIPQDLFVAAFAIGRMPGWISQVKEQFENNILIRPLLQYVGETDSPYLPIDQRDTRGRKSS, from the coding sequence ATGAAAAGAGGGGAAATTTGTAAAGAGGGGCAAAGTAGAAAAATAAGGGGGGTTGAGACGTTAATTGCACACGTACTCCAAGTTCCGGAGGATCAAATTACCGATGACTTGGCGTATCGATCAATTATGGCATGGGATTCCTTGGCGCATGTCAATCTTATGATAGCCCTCGAGAAGGAATACGGTGTTCCACTAGACGCTGACACAATCGTTGAACTTAATAGTGTAGCAGCTATTCGCGCCTTTGTGCAACAACATGTCTCTCATCGGGAAGAAAGTTATGATCGGGGCAATGAAGGGCGTGAATATGTGGGGATAGCGAACGTTGCATCAATGAATAGCGAGGCGGAGTCCTCCCCTCAGCTTGAGTCGACGGGGAATCGTATTGCAGTGAAAGAGGTATTCACGGGAACCCATGATGCAACGACTATTTGTCGTGGGCTTGCTGGAGTCATTTTTGATCGAACGCGTACGACATTAGTCGATCGGCAGGGTAAACTCCTTTACAGAGGGTACTCCATCCACGACTTAGTAGCCCATTCAACTTTTGAAGAAACAGCATACCTTCTTCTTTATGGCGCGTTACCTAATCGCGAGGAGCTTAACGGCTTCGATAGCGAATTAAAGGCAGCCCGGTCGGTACCGGCCCCAATCCTTGAAGTTATCCGTATGGTGCAACATGCTCATCCAATGGAAGTCCTTCGAACGGCAGTTTCTGCCTTAGCAACCTTTGATGTCCATCGGGGTGATAACTCGGCCAAATCGCTACAGCAAAAGGCTATTCGCCTCATTGCCCAAATACCGACATTGGTGGCTGCTCACCAAGCCATTCGCCGTGGTAAACAGCCTCTACTACCTAGCCCTACACTTTCCCATGCAGCCAACTTCTTGTATATGATTCACGGTGAGATTCCTAACGAGCGAGCGGTCCAAACCATAGACAAAATCCTTATCCTACATGCTGATCACGGATCGAATGCTTCGGCATTCGCTGCTCGGGTCGTAGCGGGTACACGCTCCGATCTGTACGCCACGCTAACAGCTGCTATTGCTGCTTTTGCCGGTTCGCTTCACGGGGGAGCCATCGAGAATGTTCTCACCATGGTTCAGGAAATTGGCGAACCAGATCGTGCCGCTGAGTATGTCGCACGTCTTCAATCTAAGAACGAGCCGATCATGGGCTTTGGTCACCGGGTATATCAGACGGAGGATCCACGGGCTCGGCATTTGCGGCAGGCGGCTTACGAGTTAAGTGTACAGTTGGGAGAAAAGAAGTGGTACGACATATTAGAAGCGGTAGTTAATGCGATGCGATCGTACGTAAAAAAAGGTGTCGACGTCAATGTCGATTTTTATGCAAGTATTATCTACCATCTACTTGGGATTCCACAAGATCTTTTTGTCGCAGCATTCGCGATTGGTCGGATGCCTGGCTGGATCTCTCAGGTAAAAGAACAGTTCGAGAATAACATTCTCATTAGACCGCTTCTTCAGTATGTAGGGGAGACAGATTCCCCTTATCTGCCGATTGATCAACGGGACACTAGAGGCCGCAAGTCCAGCTAA
- the acnA gene encoding aconitate hydratase AcnA, translating into MEFAGKQYNIWSLKRLENRLGLQLSRVPYSIRLLMEAFLRSVTARFASVDTADATLRALAGGEEQVVMPYLPARVLLQDYTGVPVIVDLAAMREAVKKLGGDPALVSPVLPTDVVVDHSIQVDVAACTKALQYNTEQEFVQNRERFKLLRWGERAFQGLRVFPPGTGIVHQVNLENLATVVRVQERDGILTAFPDSVCGTDSHTTMINGLGVLGWGVGGIEAEAAMLGHPFMLLRPPVVGVKLVGRLRPGVTTTDLVLSVAERLRQEGVVDQFVEFCGEGVRALSLAERATIANMAPEYGATSAYFPVDEETLRYLRATGRPESLVQLVDRYYKFQGLFCHNEEPLPIFNKLVTFDLTKVVPSVSGPAKPQQRVSVQELKTSFSRTLTTTYAPLIASENRDGAIKVNVAFDDRTVTLTHGSILIASITSCTNTSNPSVMIAAGLLARRAVTRGLTVPPYVKTSLSPGSQVVTDYLKAAGLISPLETLGFHVTGYGCMTCSGSSGPLDPRLATAIKENNLVATSILSGNRNFEGRIHPLVRANYLASPPLVIAYAIAGTVKIDLTREPLGTDTHGVPVYLSDIWPSDEEVSSVMNKSISPRMFRDRYRQDSRATEQWETISAPESDLFSWEKDCTYIKRPPYFDSMTHSASSPKSISGGRVLALLGDSITTDHLSPGGTIDPTSPAGHYLAAYGVKPTAFNTYGARRGNHEVMMRGTLANIRLKNMLLPGVEGGMTIHHPSGRMMTIYEAAMQYATDDIPLIILAGKEYGAGSSRDWAAKGPRLLGVRVVIANSFERIHRSNLICMGVLPLQFRSGESWRSLGLDGTEIYEINGVETLKPGEEVIVEARKTHGEIVRFAVRARIDTESELTYYQHGGLLHLVVRKLLTAKKNRDETLDQGIAVW; encoded by the coding sequence ATGGAATTTGCGGGAAAGCAGTATAACATTTGGTCTCTCAAACGTTTAGAGAATCGACTCGGTCTGCAACTCTCGCGAGTGCCTTATTCGATCAGACTGCTAATGGAGGCGTTTTTGCGTTCTGTTACGGCTAGATTTGCAAGTGTGGATACGGCAGATGCGACGCTTCGTGCACTTGCCGGAGGGGAAGAACAAGTCGTTATGCCGTACTTGCCCGCCCGTGTGCTCTTACAAGACTATACTGGCGTTCCGGTCATTGTAGATTTAGCGGCAATGCGTGAAGCGGTGAAGAAGCTTGGGGGCGACCCAGCACTAGTCAGCCCTGTGTTACCAACTGATGTGGTTGTCGACCATTCAATTCAGGTGGACGTAGCCGCGTGTACAAAAGCATTGCAGTATAACACAGAGCAAGAATTTGTACAGAATCGAGAACGCTTTAAGTTATTGCGTTGGGGGGAACGAGCGTTTCAAGGCCTGAGAGTTTTTCCTCCTGGCACAGGAATTGTCCATCAGGTAAATTTAGAGAACCTCGCTACGGTCGTACGGGTACAAGAGCGTGACGGTATATTGACCGCATTTCCTGACAGCGTCTGTGGCACAGATAGTCATACAACGATGATTAACGGTCTCGGTGTATTAGGGTGGGGAGTTGGCGGTATTGAAGCAGAGGCCGCCATGCTGGGCCATCCGTTCATGCTCCTGCGTCCCCCTGTGGTCGGTGTAAAGCTAGTTGGCCGCTTGAGGCCGGGGGTTACGACTACTGATCTGGTGTTGTCCGTAGCGGAACGACTCCGCCAGGAAGGCGTTGTCGATCAGTTTGTGGAGTTCTGCGGCGAAGGAGTACGCGCATTAAGTCTTGCTGAGCGAGCGACAATTGCCAATATGGCTCCGGAATATGGAGCTACTTCGGCTTATTTTCCAGTAGACGAAGAGACGTTGCGCTACTTGCGCGCCACTGGACGCCCTGAGTCGCTAGTTCAGCTCGTGGACCGCTACTACAAGTTTCAAGGCTTGTTTTGTCATAACGAAGAACCGCTCCCTATTTTCAACAAGCTCGTGACGTTCGATTTAACTAAGGTTGTACCGAGCGTTTCCGGTCCCGCCAAGCCTCAACAACGCGTATCGGTTCAAGAGCTGAAAACGTCATTTTCTCGCACACTTACGACAACTTATGCACCTTTAATAGCATCTGAGAATAGAGACGGTGCGATTAAGGTGAATGTGGCGTTCGATGACCGTACGGTGACTCTTACCCACGGCTCCATCTTAATTGCATCTATTACTTCGTGCACGAATACATCGAACCCGTCTGTTATGATTGCGGCAGGTCTGCTGGCGCGTCGCGCTGTGACTCGGGGACTGACTGTCCCGCCGTATGTAAAGACTAGTCTTTCTCCGGGATCACAAGTTGTTACCGATTATTTGAAGGCTGCAGGGTTGATTTCGCCACTGGAAACACTTGGATTCCATGTGACGGGTTACGGGTGTATGACCTGTTCCGGTAGTAGTGGGCCGCTGGATCCACGACTGGCTACCGCAATAAAAGAGAATAATCTGGTGGCGACGTCTATCCTTAGTGGTAACCGCAATTTCGAAGGGCGGATTCACCCTCTAGTTAGGGCGAATTATTTAGCCTCTCCGCCGTTAGTCATTGCATACGCCATCGCGGGTACAGTCAAGATCGACCTCACGCGCGAACCGCTAGGCACTGATACGCACGGTGTTCCGGTATACCTTTCCGATATCTGGCCTTCGGACGAAGAGGTTTCCTCTGTGATGAACAAATCCATTTCTCCACGTATGTTTCGCGACCGCTACCGACAAGATTCTCGGGCGACCGAGCAGTGGGAGACTATTTCCGCGCCGGAGAGCGATTTGTTCAGTTGGGAGAAAGACTGCACGTATATTAAGAGGCCTCCCTATTTTGACTCGATGACTCATTCGGCTTCGTCGCCGAAGTCAATTTCAGGGGGACGCGTACTCGCTTTATTAGGCGATAGTATAACGACTGATCACCTTTCCCCAGGGGGAACAATTGACCCCACTAGTCCTGCTGGTCACTATCTGGCGGCGTACGGAGTAAAACCGACTGCATTTAATACGTATGGAGCCAGACGGGGAAATCACGAGGTGATGATGCGAGGTACACTGGCTAATATACGTTTGAAAAACATGCTGTTACCGGGAGTCGAGGGAGGAATGACGATTCATCATCCTTCCGGCCGGATGATGACCATATACGAAGCTGCTATGCAATATGCTACTGACGATATCCCACTAATTATTCTTGCGGGTAAAGAGTACGGCGCGGGTTCATCGCGAGATTGGGCCGCTAAAGGCCCACGTCTACTTGGCGTTCGCGTTGTCATAGCCAATAGCTTCGAGCGTATTCATCGTTCTAACTTGATTTGTATGGGTGTTCTCCCTCTGCAGTTTCGTTCGGGAGAAAGTTGGCGCTCACTCGGGTTGGACGGAACGGAAATATATGAAATAAATGGTGTTGAAACACTTAAGCCAGGGGAAGAAGTGATTGTGGAGGCGCGGAAGACTCACGGGGAGATCGTTCGTTTTGCTGTTCGTGCGCGCATTGACACAGAAAGCGAACTGACATATTACCAGCATGGCGGGTTGCTCCATCTCGTTGTTCGAAAATTGTTGACCGCAAAGAAAAATCGGGACGAAACTTTGGATCAGGGGATTGCAGTATGGTAA
- a CDS encoding DUF6025 family protein produces the protein MVIRAKEDLVSRKAVEPGTVTPVQLLSELSLTRENLRENSLASLIEQFRTRKRAFEWIHLGTTDVTIGKLLDLIHNTPQLLPPRTGHMGNWEEIVRGRAGMMDFNKSVCAGRYGYPLIYCFNQTEDAAMQHGDWVYLPGSSVENGQRTVLPLFTWDGTHFVRRSREEPLFTPFVQTEVGGHLISITEFHWRRMQRLGTFPFRLEASIIRENEAFVKEILHVLLDEAAHQNNARRAFQDLLSHQVTLDGRMRRMDLQRVGRGYRMGKAYYANAEELVDAAILPYLAVTEPNVFFDRIREFPNYLPIMSNVLTGVLSAIFCTHYPGYSIERALMTQPFNPHFHWGARAMAGYPPKRRGYFYEKSTIKSYRKICQTIIRNFSTVDPIFIVLMPVVIFALCPTDCHAGDRERLEVLFREVKRSTDPFSPQSDLMMQEVERVVAQWLQNNEGKLSRYFLNRFYPRQGILNEGESHTFSTPVEPAGFRELTIRQACMIVGALFNT, from the coding sequence ATGGTAATCCGAGCAAAGGAAGACCTAGTCTCAAGGAAAGCTGTGGAGCCTGGTACAGTTACGCCTGTCCAACTGCTTTCCGAACTGTCCCTTACTAGAGAAAACCTTCGTGAGAATTCCCTGGCATCTTTAATAGAACAATTCAGAACGCGCAAACGTGCGTTCGAATGGATTCATCTAGGAACGACAGACGTTACGATCGGGAAGCTTTTAGACCTAATCCACAATACGCCACAGTTGTTGCCACCGCGCACTGGACATATGGGAAATTGGGAAGAGATTGTGCGGGGACGAGCGGGAATGATGGATTTTAACAAGTCTGTCTGTGCAGGAAGGTACGGGTATCCGCTAATCTACTGCTTTAACCAAACGGAAGATGCCGCCATGCAGCATGGTGATTGGGTGTACCTTCCGGGCTCAAGTGTTGAAAATGGCCAACGGACAGTATTGCCACTCTTTACGTGGGATGGCACCCATTTCGTAAGGCGTAGCCGTGAAGAGCCGCTGTTTACACCGTTCGTTCAGACCGAAGTCGGAGGCCATTTAATCTCGATTACCGAGTTTCACTGGAGGCGGATGCAACGGTTGGGGACATTTCCGTTTCGTTTGGAAGCGTCGATAATACGTGAGAACGAAGCATTTGTCAAAGAAATTTTGCACGTATTACTCGATGAAGCAGCTCATCAAAATAACGCGCGGCGCGCTTTTCAGGATCTGTTGAGTCATCAGGTCACATTGGATGGGCGGATGCGGCGTATGGATCTTCAGCGTGTGGGACGCGGTTATCGGATGGGTAAGGCGTATTACGCAAATGCCGAGGAATTGGTTGATGCCGCGATACTACCGTATCTTGCCGTAACTGAGCCTAATGTGTTTTTCGATCGAATCAGGGAGTTTCCGAACTATCTTCCAATCATGTCTAATGTATTAACCGGTGTCCTCTCGGCGATTTTCTGTACGCACTACCCGGGATATTCGATCGAGCGCGCATTAATGACTCAACCGTTCAATCCGCATTTTCACTGGGGAGCACGGGCAATGGCAGGGTATCCGCCCAAAAGGAGAGGCTACTTTTATGAGAAATCTACGATAAAGAGCTATCGAAAGATTTGTCAGACCATAATTAGGAATTTTTCAACCGTCGATCCTATCTTTATTGTTCTCATGCCCGTCGTGATCTTCGCGTTGTGTCCGACAGACTGCCACGCTGGGGATCGTGAACGTTTGGAGGTATTGTTTAGAGAAGTGAAGCGGTCGACGGATCCTTTCTCTCCTCAGTCGGATCTTATGATGCAAGAAGTAGAACGAGTGGTGGCGCAGTGGTTGCAAAATAACGAGGGGAAGCTGTCGAGATACTTTCTTAATCGTTTCTACCCCCGGCAAGGTATTTTGAACGAGGGAGAAAGCCATACCTTTAGTACCCCAGTAGAGCCCGCAGGATTTCGGGAGTTAACGATCCGACAAGCGTGTATGATTGTCGGGGCGCTATTTAACACATAA